The DNA segment TATATACTTCAAGTTTTACGATGAGCAAATCTGTAATGCTTTTGCAATCTTTGTTCGCCaattaatacaataaaatgttctggtttgtatcataaataacaaacattgcTTTTCCAAAACTTACTTTGTTTCGATGAGTTCGAACAAGTTTCAACTTCctaatattttcttggttgGATAAAAACTGGTCTTTCAAACTcagtttcaatgaaatttgtttgtctTTAGATTGTGAGTGTTGTAGCGCAGTACTAGCAATGTCACTGGAAGTTAAATTTCCACTCCTTACATTCTCCGAAACATCTGGACCTTCATTCTTTACTGAGTCTATTGATTTTGAATCAAGAGCATCAATGTGAGCAAGCATCCATGCGTCATCTTCATCATGAAATCCATCACacattttacttttatatGATAAATCTCATCTTCAATTTATGTTATTACAAGATTATATGATGTGTACccaatgataaaatt comes from the Clavelina lepadiformis chromosome 5, kaClaLepa1.1, whole genome shotgun sequence genome and includes:
- the LOC143460936 gene encoding swi5-dependent recombination DNA repair protein 1 homolog; translated protein: MCDGFHDEDDAWMLAHIDALDSKSIDSVKNEGPDVSENVRSGNLTSSDIASTALQHSQSKDKQISLKLSLKDQFLSNQENIRKLKLVRTHRNKNNLETLQKLIYKWREACQSALQELLDSSSKPSETTMLQLINYLGIDTKMIQFDPKTQSFLKTS